Proteins encoded by one window of Vitis riparia cultivar Riparia Gloire de Montpellier isolate 1030 chromosome 11, EGFV_Vit.rip_1.0, whole genome shotgun sequence:
- the LOC117924958 gene encoding serine/threonine-protein kinase ATR-like, with amino-acid sequence MLTGSNPPWRTKCLSVQGQSKIGPSLKTESILEVLDLGLQDEADEVRIEAVISMPVIVLWSGLDVLFRGLDTEKPMEIVHHLYEFGSVEYHVQADNVNWAPKSTVNSTETTSNVIEDPFVVLQPLLFHPRRCLLIH; translated from the exons ATGCTCACTGGATCTAATCCTCCCTGGAGAACAAAATGTCTCTCGGTCCAAGGTCAGTCCAAAATTGGTCCTAGCTTAAAAACTGAAAGCattcttgaagtgttggattTGGGTCTCCAGGATGAAGCTGATGAGGTTAGAATTGAAGCTGTCATTTCTATGCCGGTGATTGTCTTGTGGTCTGGTCTTGATGTGCTCTTCAGAGGGCTGGA CACTGAGAAGCCTATGGAGATTGTTCACCACTTGTATGAATTTGGGTCGGTGGAATACCATGTCCAG GCCGACAACGTCAATTGGGCACCAAAATCAACTGTTAATTCCACTGAAACAACCTCCAATGTGATTGAAGATCCGTTTGTAGTACTTCAACCCCTGCTGTTTCATCCTCGACGCTGTTTACTGATCCATTAG